The Lynx canadensis isolate LIC74 chromosome D1, mLynCan4.pri.v2, whole genome shotgun sequence genome has a segment encoding these proteins:
- the KCNE3 gene encoding potassium voltage-gated channel subfamily E member 3 gives METTNGTETWYKSLHAVLKALNATIHNNLLCRPGPDNLTEKRRASLPGRDDNSYMYILFVMFLFAVTVGSLILGYTRSRKVDKRSDPYHVYIKNRVSMI, from the coding sequence ATGGAGACCACCAACGGGACTGAGACTTGGTACAAAAGCCTGCACGCTGTGCTGAAGGCTCTAAATGCCACTATTCACAACAACCTGCTCTGCCGGCCAGGGCCAGACAACCTGACAGAGAAGCGACGGGCCAGCCTACCTGGCCGTGATGACAACTCCTACATGTACATTCTCTTTGTCATGTTTCTATTTGCTGTCACTGTGGGCAGCCTCATCCTGGGATATACCCGCTCCCGCAAAGTGGACAAGCGCAGTGACCCCTATCACGTGTACATCAAGAACCGTGTGTCTATGATCTGA